The following are from one region of the Gryllotalpicola protaetiae genome:
- a CDS encoding 1-deoxy-D-xylulose-5-phosphate reductoisomerase: MRRVIILGSTGSIGTQALDVIRANRERFEVVGLAAGTDVAGLAAQASEFSVVHTALGAAEAEALVREVDAEVVLNGITGSVGLGPTIAALETGRTLALANKESLIVGGELVTGLAKPGQLVPVDSEHSALAQALRSGTHDEVRRLVVTASGGPFRGRSRESLASVTPAEALAHPTWDMGLMVTTNSATLVNKGLEVIEAHLLFDVPFDRIEVTVHAQSVVHSLVEFVDGSTLAQASPPDMRLPISLGLDWPHRVAGVGVPLDWTRSHAWTFEPLDDAAFPAVALAKHVGEAGGTYPAVFNAANEQAVHAFHAGTIGFLDIVDTVQRVVDAHTPEGALSRESLAAAEEWARATADALIAAGR, encoded by the coding sequence GTGCGACGCGTCATCATCCTCGGCTCCACCGGCTCGATCGGCACACAGGCGCTCGACGTCATCAGGGCGAACCGCGAGCGGTTCGAGGTGGTCGGCTTGGCTGCGGGCACGGATGTCGCGGGGCTCGCGGCTCAGGCATCCGAATTCTCCGTCGTGCACACCGCCCTCGGGGCTGCGGAGGCCGAGGCGCTCGTGCGCGAGGTCGATGCCGAGGTGGTGCTGAACGGCATCACAGGCTCGGTGGGACTCGGCCCGACGATCGCCGCGCTCGAGACCGGCCGCACGCTGGCGCTCGCCAACAAGGAGAGCCTGATCGTCGGCGGCGAGCTCGTGACGGGGCTTGCGAAGCCGGGCCAGCTCGTGCCCGTCGACTCGGAGCACTCCGCCCTCGCGCAGGCGCTGCGCTCGGGCACGCACGACGAGGTGCGCCGGCTCGTCGTGACCGCATCGGGCGGGCCGTTCCGGGGGCGCAGCCGCGAATCGCTGGCATCCGTCACCCCGGCCGAGGCCCTGGCGCACCCCACGTGGGACATGGGGCTGATGGTCACGACCAACTCGGCCACGCTCGTCAACAAGGGGCTCGAGGTGATCGAAGCGCACCTGCTCTTCGACGTGCCGTTCGACCGTATCGAGGTCACCGTGCACGCGCAGTCGGTGGTGCACTCGCTCGTCGAATTCGTCGACGGCTCGACGCTCGCGCAGGCGAGCCCGCCCGACATGCGCCTGCCGATCTCGCTCGGCCTCGACTGGCCGCACCGCGTCGCCGGCGTCGGCGTGCCGCTCGACTGGACGAGATCGCACGCCTGGACCTTCGAGCCGCTCGACGACGCCGCGTTCCCCGCTGTGGCGCTCGCGAAGCATGTCGGCGAGGCCGGCGGCACCTACCCCGCCGTGTTCAACGCGGCGAACGAGCAGGCGGTCCACGCGTTCCACGCGGGAACGATCGGATTCCTCGACATCGTCGACACCGTGCAGCGCGTCGTCGACGCGCACACCCCAGAGGGTGCGCTGAGCCGCGAGTCGCTCGCTGCCGCCGAAGAGTGGGCGCGCGCCACGGCCGACGCGCTCATCGCTGCCGGCCGGTAG
- the ald gene encoding alanine dehydrogenase, translating into MRIAVPREIKDNEYRVAITPAGVHALSSSGHRVVVEAGAGLGSSITDAEYRDAGAEIEPHAATVWADADLVLKVKEPIAREYGYFRPGLVLFTYLHLAADRPLTDALVASGVTAIAYETVQLPSRQLPLLAPMSEVAGRLAPIVGANTLMKPAGGVGLLVPGVPGTRPANVVIIGGGVAGSNAITTAVGLGAQVTVLDTNIERLRQLDDLYQGRIKTIASNPFEIEKAVTAADLVVGSVLIPGAKAPKLVTNELVARMRPGSVLVDIAIDQGGCFEDSRPTTHSAPTFPVHDSIFYCVANMPGAVAQTSTYALTNATLPYLRAIAGRGWQAALAADNSLALGLNVHAGAVVNPGVAAAHGLPLGSLQASIA; encoded by the coding sequence ATGCGCATCGCAGTACCCCGTGAGATCAAGGACAACGAGTACCGCGTGGCGATCACGCCGGCCGGGGTGCACGCGCTGAGCAGCAGCGGCCACCGCGTCGTCGTCGAGGCCGGCGCCGGTCTCGGCTCGTCGATCACCGACGCCGAGTACCGCGACGCGGGCGCCGAGATCGAGCCGCATGCCGCGACGGTCTGGGCCGACGCCGACCTCGTGCTCAAGGTGAAGGAGCCGATCGCACGCGAGTACGGCTACTTCCGCCCCGGCCTCGTGCTCTTCACCTATCTTCACCTGGCAGCCGACCGGCCGCTCACCGATGCGCTCGTCGCGTCCGGGGTCACCGCGATCGCCTACGAGACGGTGCAGCTTCCCAGCCGTCAGCTTCCGCTGCTCGCGCCCATGAGCGAGGTCGCCGGCCGGCTCGCGCCGATCGTCGGCGCCAACACCCTGATGAAGCCGGCGGGCGGGGTCGGGCTGCTCGTCCCTGGCGTGCCCGGCACGCGGCCGGCCAATGTCGTCATCATCGGCGGCGGGGTCGCCGGCTCCAACGCGATCACGACCGCCGTCGGGCTCGGCGCACAGGTCACCGTGCTCGACACGAACATCGAGCGGCTGCGGCAGCTCGACGACCTGTACCAGGGCCGCATCAAGACGATCGCGTCGAACCCGTTCGAGATCGAGAAGGCCGTCACTGCCGCCGACCTCGTGGTCGGCTCCGTGCTGATCCCGGGTGCGAAGGCGCCGAAGCTCGTGACGAACGAGCTCGTGGCGCGCATGCGGCCGGGAAGCGTGCTGGTCGACATCGCGATCGACCAGGGCGGCTGCTTCGAGGACAGCCGCCCGACCACGCACAGCGCACCGACGTTCCCGGTGCACGACTCGATCTTCTACTGCGTCGCGAACATGCCGGGCGCCGTCGCGCAGACGTCGACGTATGCGCTGACCAACGCGACGCTGCCGTACCTGCGCGCCATCGCCGGGCGGGGGTGGCAGGCGGCGCTCGCCGCCGACAACTCGCTCGCGCTCGGCTTGAACGTGCATGCCGGCGCCGTGGTGAACCCCGGCGTCGCCGCGGCTCACGGGCTTCCTCTCGGTTCCTTGCAGGCGTCGATCGCATAG
- a CDS encoding M50 family metallopeptidase has product MESVLLFLFGIVFIVVGIGVSIGLHELGHLTAAKIFGVKVTQYMIGFGNTLWSRTKGDTEYGVKSLPIGGYIAMIGMFPPGPDGKQPRRGRLAQFIDSARQSSAETVPAGEEHRAFYAAAPWKRIIIMFAGPFANLVIAVVVIGIIAVGVGIPSSIPVVDSVSQCLKPATSTSTTCTGADPVAPAALAGMQPGDRIVSVDGHRIGNDFQKASDLIGDAPGRQISVVVERGGQDVTLSMTPVLSSKTVYDAQGNAKVVKAGVVGFAFGQGNVRQPISSVPGAVGKQLSATTGVFLNLPNRMVQVWNAAFGSQQRDANGPVGLIGVGRLAGDVASNTQTPFVDRLEWLLSIVAALNISLFVFNLVPLLPLDGGHILGALWEQGKRWWFAAFRRGKKPKHVDMARLLPLTFGVVTVLIAMELLLAYADLVKPISAG; this is encoded by the coding sequence GTGGAATCCGTCCTGCTGTTCCTCTTCGGCATCGTCTTCATCGTCGTCGGCATCGGCGTCTCGATCGGCCTGCACGAGCTCGGGCACCTGACGGCCGCGAAGATCTTCGGCGTCAAGGTCACGCAGTACATGATCGGCTTCGGCAACACACTGTGGAGCCGCACGAAGGGCGACACCGAGTACGGCGTGAAGTCGTTGCCGATCGGCGGCTACATCGCGATGATCGGCATGTTCCCGCCGGGGCCCGACGGGAAGCAGCCGCGGCGCGGGCGCCTCGCGCAGTTCATCGACAGCGCGCGTCAGTCGAGCGCCGAGACGGTGCCCGCGGGGGAGGAGCACCGCGCGTTCTACGCGGCGGCGCCGTGGAAGCGGATCATCATCATGTTCGCGGGACCCTTCGCCAACCTCGTCATCGCCGTCGTCGTCATCGGCATCATCGCGGTGGGCGTCGGAATCCCGTCGAGCATCCCCGTCGTCGATTCGGTGTCGCAATGCCTCAAGCCCGCGACGAGCACGTCGACGACCTGCACCGGCGCCGATCCGGTCGCGCCCGCGGCGCTCGCGGGAATGCAGCCGGGGGACCGAATCGTCAGCGTCGACGGCCACCGCATCGGGAACGACTTCCAGAAGGCATCCGACCTCATCGGTGACGCGCCGGGCCGTCAGATCTCGGTCGTCGTCGAGCGGGGCGGGCAGGATGTGACGCTGTCGATGACGCCCGTGCTGTCGAGCAAGACGGTCTACGACGCCCAGGGCAACGCGAAGGTCGTGAAGGCCGGCGTGGTCGGCTTCGCGTTCGGGCAGGGCAATGTGCGCCAGCCGATCTCTTCGGTTCCCGGCGCCGTCGGCAAGCAGCTGTCCGCGACGACGGGCGTGTTCCTCAACCTGCCGAACCGCATGGTGCAGGTGTGGAACGCCGCGTTCGGCTCGCAGCAGCGCGATGCGAACGGCCCCGTCGGTCTGATCGGAGTCGGTCGCCTCGCAGGCGACGTCGCGAGCAACACCCAGACGCCGTTCGTGGACCGCCTCGAGTGGCTGCTGTCGATCGTGGCCGCGCTCAACATCTCGCTGTTCGTCTTCAACCTCGTGCCGCTGCTGCCGCTCGACGGCGGGCACATCCTCGGGGCGCTGTGGGAGCAGGGGAAGCGCTGGTGGTTCGCCGCGTTCCGCCGGGGGAAGAAGCCCAAGCACGTCGACATGGCGCGCCTGCTGCCGCTCACCTTCGGCGTGGTCACGGTGCTCATCGCGATGGAGCTGCTGCTCGCCTATGCCGACCTCGTGAAGCCGATCAGCGCTGGTTAG
- a CDS encoding thioredoxin domain-containing protein, with the protein MTNPDRQTKAQRQNAAREKARIMREEAKRKARRNRFILQGSIGVVIIAVIVVVVIVIVNVSRPTSNAGPRNMISDGIVLTSSTTYVATPGIAHNGKPTPTTQQDDGKAHITIYEDLQCPICQQFEQANSAQIGQWLDAGTATYEIHPISLPNLDAASNGNHYSSRAASAIGCVAQYSPSDFFAVNTAFYANQPEENGHGKTDAQILATIKKGGASSAAITDCVHEEKFKGWVQAASNRALSGTSIPNSSLKQITGTPTIIVNGHQYQPPTGSQGWADTAAFETFVKTTVSGWSPDGSGATASPSPSPAG; encoded by the coding sequence GTGACGAATCCCGATCGCCAGACGAAGGCCCAGCGCCAGAACGCCGCACGTGAGAAGGCCCGCATCATGCGGGAGGAAGCGAAGCGGAAGGCGCGCCGCAACCGGTTCATCCTTCAGGGCAGCATCGGCGTGGTCATCATCGCCGTGATCGTGGTGGTCGTCATCGTGATCGTGAATGTCTCTCGTCCCACCTCGAACGCCGGGCCGCGGAACATGATCAGCGACGGCATCGTGCTGACGAGCTCCACAACATATGTCGCCACGCCGGGCATCGCGCACAACGGCAAGCCGACGCCGACGACTCAGCAGGACGACGGCAAGGCGCACATCACGATCTACGAAGACCTGCAATGCCCCATCTGCCAGCAGTTCGAACAGGCCAACAGCGCCCAGATCGGGCAGTGGCTCGACGCCGGCACCGCGACCTACGAGATCCACCCGATCTCTCTGCCGAACCTCGATGCGGCCTCGAACGGCAACCACTACTCGAGCCGTGCGGCGAGCGCCATCGGATGCGTCGCGCAGTACTCGCCGAGTGACTTCTTCGCCGTCAACACGGCGTTCTACGCCAACCAGCCCGAGGAGAACGGACACGGCAAGACCGACGCCCAGATCCTCGCGACGATCAAGAAGGGCGGCGCGAGCAGCGCCGCGATCACCGACTGCGTGCACGAAGAGAAGTTCAAGGGGTGGGTGCAGGCGGCGAGCAACCGCGCGCTGAGCGGAACCTCGATCCCGAACTCGAGCCTCAAGCAGATCACGGGCACGCCCACGATCATCGTGAACGGTCACCAGTACCAGCCGCCGACCGGCAGCCAGGGCTGGGCTGACACCGCCGCGTTCGAGACGTTCGTCAAGACGACGGTTTCCGGCTGGTCGCCCGACGGCTCGGGCGCGACGGCATCGCCGTCGCCGAGCCCAGCGGGCTGA
- a CDS encoding OsmC family protein: MGLEHHYAVTVSWSGNRGTGTSGYRDYGRDHDISAAGKADIAGSSDPAFRGDSARWNPEELLLAALSQCHMLSYLHAAATAGVTVVSYDDEAVGTMAQTPDGGGRFTSVTLRPRIEITDAAQLALAEELHHEAQRMCFIASSVNFPVQHEPAIAVRGGSGA, encoded by the coding sequence ATGGGACTCGAGCACCACTACGCCGTGACCGTCAGCTGGAGCGGGAACCGGGGAACAGGCACCAGCGGCTACCGCGACTACGGCCGGGACCACGACATCAGCGCGGCAGGCAAGGCCGACATCGCCGGCAGCTCGGATCCGGCTTTCCGGGGCGACTCGGCGCGCTGGAACCCGGAGGAGCTGCTGCTCGCCGCCCTGTCGCAGTGCCACATGCTCAGCTACCTGCACGCGGCGGCGACGGCGGGCGTCACGGTGGTCTCCTACGACGACGAAGCGGTGGGCACGATGGCCCAGACGCCCGACGGCGGCGGCCGCTTCACGTCCGTCACGCTGCGCCCGCGCATCGAGATCACGGATGCCGCGCAGCTGGCGCTCGCCGAAGAGCTCCACCACGAGGCCCAGCGCATGTGCTTCATCGCCTCATCCGTGAACTTCCCCGTACAACACGAGCCGGCTATCGCCGTTCGTGGGGGATCAGGCGCCTGA
- a CDS encoding FKBP-type peptidyl-prolyl cis-trans isomerase: MRRSVSLVVLAAASALLLTACAGGGGAKAKSTPKPTSSAAASIDLGCSIKEGDATKAVQVTGDAGTAPTVNVPKGTTAKAEQRAVVTEGTGEKPKAGTTVIIGFAAYDATSGNAISAPYGYGDQKGLLQIQLGDASKVPGLTHAFGCEPVGTRTVYAAPASVAFGNADNVKNNFSDGSVKATDTVVFVGDILGQLAEKADGADQTPQAGFPTVKLAKDGTPSISYDKKSTPPTTTQIEVLKKGTGATVTAGDTVTVQYQGTEWKSGKIFDESWGDAHGGTYPSTPASFATTDVVKGFGDALVGQTVGSQVEVVIPPADGYGDNPPQNQTTITKTSTLVFVIDILYTAATPAQQ; this comes from the coding sequence GTGCGCAGATCCGTCTCACTCGTCGTCCTCGCGGCGGCCTCCGCCCTGCTGCTGACAGCCTGCGCCGGCGGTGGGGGTGCGAAGGCCAAGAGCACTCCGAAGCCAACGTCGAGCGCTGCGGCGAGCATCGATCTCGGTTGCTCCATCAAGGAGGGCGACGCGACGAAGGCGGTGCAGGTCACCGGTGACGCGGGCACCGCGCCGACCGTGAACGTGCCGAAGGGCACCACGGCGAAGGCCGAGCAGCGCGCTGTCGTCACCGAAGGCACCGGCGAGAAGCCGAAGGCGGGCACCACCGTCATCATCGGCTTCGCGGCGTATGACGCGACGAGCGGCAATGCGATCTCGGCCCCCTACGGCTACGGCGACCAGAAGGGCCTGCTGCAGATCCAGCTCGGCGACGCCAGCAAGGTCCCGGGGCTCACGCACGCCTTCGGCTGCGAGCCCGTCGGCACCCGCACGGTCTACGCAGCGCCCGCCTCCGTCGCCTTCGGCAACGCCGACAATGTGAAGAACAACTTCAGCGACGGCAGCGTGAAGGCGACCGACACCGTGGTGTTCGTCGGCGACATCCTGGGGCAGCTCGCCGAGAAGGCCGACGGCGCCGACCAGACTCCGCAGGCCGGCTTCCCGACCGTGAAGCTCGCGAAGGACGGCACGCCCAGCATCAGCTACGACAAGAAGTCGACCCCGCCGACGACGACCCAGATCGAGGTGCTCAAGAAGGGCACCGGCGCCACCGTCACGGCCGGCGACACCGTGACCGTGCAGTACCAGGGCACCGAGTGGAAGAGCGGCAAGATCTTCGACGAGTCATGGGGCGACGCGCATGGCGGCACCTACCCGTCGACGCCGGCATCGTTCGCGACCACCGACGTCGTGAAGGGCTTCGGTGACGCGCTCGTCGGCCAGACGGTCGGCTCGCAGGTCGAGGTCGTCATCCCGCCCGCCGACGGCTACGGCGACAACCCGCCGCAGAACCAGACGACGATCACGAAGACGTCGACCCTGGTGTTCGTCATCGACATCCTCTACACGGCCGCCACACCCGCCCAGCAGTAG
- a CDS encoding FtsK/SpoIIIE domain-containing protein, whose protein sequence is MTTPLALPPRPPAPRPARMSWAAFITPVVMAGALWLMTRSPYSLAFAALGPVGAVLSLVEGRRGGGRERRAAFAERAEELDRLRERIAGAHDRLRRELLRRARGAAAAIDGLDGPVLWKGEETVVSLGRGSVASGLVISGDARDTDELELQRAAARLDDAPVLADPVEGVAVCGPGVLARAYLRGLLVQLYTALPPGRLAPPDLADAAGRARGEWDWLDRLPHQVGAAGIGPRLGVFAEARLVPPGFRTVVTLASPLAAIVEHYPGPKAGGAARGRDHEPLEASVVPELVSLSEAARIAAALAVRAAGLGLGAATRSLPGEVAFGDLPAAGGPRLAASIGRTLHGVAEIDLVSDGPHAVVAGVTGSGKSELLVTWVAGIVSGRTSDEVVVLLVDFKGGTAFRPLAALPHVVGVVTDLAHGEAARALSSLSAELRRREAELARLGVRDVADARGALPRLVIVVDEFAAMIDAFPDFGPLFADIAARGRALGIHLILATQRPAGVMRDALVANCPLRLSLRVQSDADSRWVVGTDAASRLSAATPGRCILSIDGATTEVQVARTAAADLAGLAAATPPAAPPRRPWLDPLPEVLTRADLSARATPQVVGVADLPEQQRRAMLEFQPEQAPLVVLGAARSGKSSLLRLLADASTVESVIVGADREQAWDAVEAAAERCEDPEARAEPGLLLAVDDADALCARLGDEYAVVWCDRLARVLRDGPAAGVYPVVAAQRQTGPLRGALGLARETVLLRQQSKQDHVLAGAAAELWDEGMPAGGGVWRGRRVQFLAPPPHLETFAGVRASAGGEPPSPVQLVPPQGSATVVVSRSPARIVARARAAGLPPESLVDLTRPAEPGALTPEALLADGHLPVGVLLVGDPEAWMGRWSLFATLKSRHTVVFSGCDAADVRALTRSRVLPPPLAPGTGSGWLVLTDGRMRRCVLTAA, encoded by the coding sequence GTGACCACCCCGCTCGCACTCCCGCCGAGGCCCCCCGCACCGCGCCCCGCCCGCATGTCGTGGGCCGCCTTCATCACGCCGGTCGTGATGGCGGGAGCTCTCTGGCTCATGACCCGATCGCCGTATTCGCTGGCGTTCGCCGCGCTCGGCCCGGTCGGTGCGGTGCTCTCGCTGGTCGAGGGGCGCCGCGGCGGCGGGCGCGAGCGCCGTGCGGCGTTCGCCGAGCGCGCCGAAGAGCTGGACCGGTTGCGCGAGCGCATCGCCGGGGCGCACGACAGGCTGCGGCGCGAGCTGCTGCGGCGCGCACGTGGGGCGGCCGCGGCGATCGACGGGCTCGACGGCCCTGTGCTCTGGAAGGGCGAAGAGACAGTGGTGAGCCTGGGGCGCGGCTCGGTGGCGAGCGGACTCGTGATCTCGGGCGACGCGCGCGACACCGACGAACTCGAGCTGCAGCGCGCCGCGGCTCGGCTCGACGATGCGCCCGTGCTCGCCGACCCCGTCGAGGGGGTCGCCGTCTGCGGCCCAGGGGTGCTCGCCCGCGCCTATCTGCGCGGGCTTCTCGTGCAGCTGTACACGGCGCTGCCGCCCGGCCGGCTCGCGCCGCCTGACCTCGCGGACGCGGCAGGCAGGGCGCGCGGTGAGTGGGACTGGCTCGATCGGCTGCCGCATCAGGTCGGTGCCGCCGGCATCGGGCCGCGGCTCGGGGTGTTCGCCGAGGCACGTCTCGTGCCTCCCGGCTTCCGCACCGTCGTCACGCTGGCATCGCCTCTCGCGGCCATCGTCGAGCACTACCCGGGTCCGAAGGCAGGCGGCGCCGCTCGCGGTCGTGACCACGAGCCGCTCGAGGCATCCGTCGTGCCTGAGCTCGTCTCCCTGTCTGAGGCCGCGCGCATCGCCGCGGCGCTGGCGGTGCGCGCGGCGGGACTGGGGCTCGGCGCGGCGACCCGTTCGCTGCCGGGCGAGGTGGCGTTCGGCGACCTGCCGGCGGCCGGCGGCCCGCGGCTCGCCGCCTCCATCGGCCGCACCCTGCACGGCGTCGCCGAGATCGACCTGGTCTCCGACGGGCCGCACGCGGTCGTCGCCGGCGTCACGGGCAGCGGCAAGAGCGAGTTGCTGGTGACGTGGGTGGCCGGCATCGTCTCGGGCCGCACGAGCGACGAGGTCGTCGTTCTGCTGGTGGATTTCAAGGGCGGCACAGCCTTTCGGCCACTCGCAGCGCTGCCGCACGTCGTGGGAGTCGTCACCGATCTGGCGCATGGCGAGGCGGCGCGCGCCCTCAGCAGCCTGTCGGCCGAGCTGCGCCGCCGAGAGGCCGAGCTCGCACGGCTCGGCGTGCGCGACGTCGCCGACGCGCGTGGCGCGCTGCCCCGGCTCGTGATCGTGGTCGACGAGTTCGCCGCGATGATCGACGCCTTCCCCGACTTCGGGCCGCTGTTCGCCGACATCGCTGCGCGGGGGCGGGCGCTGGGCATCCACCTGATCCTCGCGACTCAGCGACCAGCCGGCGTGATGCGCGACGCGCTGGTCGCCAACTGCCCACTGCGGCTCAGCCTGCGCGTGCAGTCCGATGCCGACAGTCGATGGGTCGTCGGCACCGACGCCGCGTCACGGCTGTCGGCGGCGACGCCGGGCAGGTGCATCCTGTCGATCGACGGCGCGACCACCGAGGTGCAGGTCGCCCGCACGGCGGCGGCCGACCTCGCCGGGCTCGCCGCGGCGACACCGCCGGCCGCGCCGCCGAGGCGGCCGTGGCTCGACCCGTTGCCAGAGGTGCTCACCCGCGCCGACCTTTCCGCGCGGGCGACGCCGCAGGTGGTCGGCGTCGCCGACCTGCCCGAGCAGCAGCGCCGGGCCATGCTCGAATTCCAGCCGGAGCAGGCGCCGCTGGTCGTGCTCGGCGCCGCACGCAGCGGCAAGTCGAGCCTGCTGAGGCTCCTCGCGGATGCATCCACCGTCGAATCCGTCATCGTCGGGGCCGATCGCGAGCAGGCGTGGGACGCGGTCGAGGCAGCCGCCGAGCGCTGTGAGGACCCGGAGGCGCGCGCCGAGCCCGGGCTGTTGCTCGCCGTCGACGACGCCGACGCGCTCTGCGCTCGTCTGGGGGACGAGTACGCGGTGGTCTGGTGCGACCGGCTCGCGCGAGTACTGCGCGACGGGCCTGCGGCCGGTGTCTACCCGGTTGTCGCCGCTCAGCGGCAGACAGGCCCGTTGCGCGGCGCGCTCGGGCTCGCGCGTGAGACGGTGCTGCTGCGACAGCAGAGCAAGCAGGATCACGTGCTCGCCGGCGCGGCCGCGGAACTGTGGGACGAGGGCATGCCCGCGGGCGGCGGAGTCTGGCGCGGTCGGCGCGTGCAGTTCCTCGCTCCGCCGCCGCACCTCGAGACCTTCGCCGGGGTGCGCGCGTCGGCGGGCGGTGAGCCGCCGTCGCCGGTGCAGCTCGTTCCCCCGCAGGGCAGTGCCACCGTCGTGGTCAGCCGGTCGCCGGCACGGATCGTCGCGCGGGCCCGTGCCGCCGGCCTGCCTCCTGAATCCCTCGTCGACCTGACCCGGCCTGCGGAGCCCGGCGCGCTGACCCCCGAGGCTCTGCTCGCAGATGGACACCTGCCCGTCGGTGTGCTGCTCGTCGGCGATCCCGAGGCCTGGATGGGCAGGTGGTCGCTGTTCGCGACGCTCAAATCGCGGCATACGGTCGTCTTCTCGGGCTGTGATGCGGCGGACGTGCGGGCGCTGACGCGCAGCCGAGTACTCCCACCGCCACTGGCGCCGGGCACCGGCTCGGGCTGGCTCGTGCTCACCGACGGGCGGATGCGGCGGTGTGTGCTCACCGCCGCATAG
- a CDS encoding lysophospholipid acyltransferase family protein encodes MALEADTSEAAADPASEPDDDVETSADIRHTNRGLYTLARFTMSPLARLLFRPRVIGRHNVPKRGPVIIASNHLSFIDSVAIPMVSPRRVRFLAKSSYFDGTGARGGFQRLFFSSVGAIPVVRGAGSAAQAALDQSRRIIESGEAFALYPEGTRSLDGRLYKGRTGAAWLALTTGAPVVPVGLKRTNDFLPVGAKIPRNVRITIEFGKPLDLRHLGSADSGKARRQATDEIMSAIQSLSGQELAGSYNEAPPSGTVERVRRLIPHERR; translated from the coding sequence ATGGCACTCGAAGCTGACACCTCCGAGGCGGCGGCAGACCCCGCGTCCGAGCCCGACGACGATGTCGAGACCAGCGCGGACATCCGGCACACGAACCGCGGTCTGTACACGCTGGCGCGGTTCACGATGTCGCCGCTCGCCCGCCTGCTGTTCCGACCGCGCGTCATCGGGCGGCACAATGTGCCGAAGCGCGGCCCTGTCATCATCGCCAGCAACCACCTGTCGTTCATCGACTCCGTCGCCATTCCCATGGTCTCGCCTCGGCGTGTGCGTTTCCTCGCGAAGTCCTCGTACTTCGACGGCACGGGAGCGAGGGGCGGCTTCCAGAGGCTCTTCTTCAGCTCGGTGGGCGCGATTCCCGTCGTGCGCGGCGCAGGCAGCGCCGCGCAGGCCGCGCTCGACCAGTCGCGGCGCATCATCGAGTCGGGCGAGGCGTTCGCCCTCTACCCGGAGGGCACGCGCTCACTCGACGGCCGGCTCTACAAGGGCCGCACCGGCGCCGCCTGGCTCGCGCTCACGACGGGTGCGCCGGTCGTGCCCGTCGGGCTCAAGCGCACCAACGACTTCCTGCCGGTCGGCGCGAAGATCCCCCGCAACGTGCGCATCACGATCGAGTTCGGCAAGCCGCTCGACCTGCGCCACCTCGGCTCTGCCGACTCCGGCAAGGCGCGCAGGCAGGCTACGGACGAGATCATGTCGGCGATCCAGTCGCTGTCCGGGCAGGAGCTCGCCGGCAGCTACAACGAGGCTCCGCCGAGCGGCACCGTCGAGCGCGTCAGGCGCCTGATCCCCCACGAACGGCGATAG
- a CDS encoding asparaginase: MTAPQTPGHGLSDLTGISNRPEATATLADSAELAVVVRGDFVESRHAGSAVVLGQDAALVRTVGDPAAPVFGRSSLKPLQALAALSAGAELEGVELAVASASHSGTPAHVETVRSILAKAQLPESALKCPAAMPADADARARVHAAGGSAAPIYMECSGKHAAMLLACVANGWDVDEYLDTEHPVQKHVVDTLERLTGEKVANFAVDGCGAPTFAVSLTGLARGTQRIATAQASSPFPLYKKAAAVAQAIRDFPWAIHGQGLSDSVLVERLGVLAKRGAEGLLVVAAPDGTTVALKVLDGAHRPAAVVALTLLVKAGALPAASVAAVLPDVVGPVLGGGRPVGEVRPVV; encoded by the coding sequence ATGACCGCCCCTCAGACCCCCGGCCATGGACTCTCGGACCTGACGGGCATCTCGAACCGGCCAGAGGCGACCGCCACCCTCGCCGACTCTGCCGAGCTGGCCGTCGTGGTGCGCGGCGACTTCGTCGAGTCGCGGCATGCGGGCAGCGCCGTCGTGCTCGGGCAGGACGCCGCCCTGGTGCGCACGGTCGGGGACCCTGCCGCGCCGGTGTTCGGGCGGTCGTCCCTCAAGCCTTTGCAGGCGCTGGCCGCGCTCTCGGCGGGTGCGGAGCTCGAGGGGGTCGAGCTCGCCGTCGCGTCCGCGAGCCATTCGGGCACCCCCGCTCACGTCGAGACGGTGCGCAGCATCCTCGCGAAGGCGCAGCTGCCCGAGTCCGCGCTGAAGTGCCCGGCTGCCATGCCGGCCGACGCAGACGCTCGCGCACGCGTGCACGCAGCGGGCGGCAGCGCCGCTCCGATCTACATGGAATGCTCGGGCAAGCACGCCGCGATGCTGCTCGCGTGCGTCGCGAACGGCTGGGACGTCGACGAATACCTGGACACAGAGCACCCCGTGCAGAAGCACGTCGTCGACACGCTCGAGCGGCTCACCGGCGAGAAGGTCGCCAACTTCGCGGTGGACGGCTGCGGCGCACCGACGTTCGCCGTGTCGCTGACGGGACTCGCCCGCGGCACCCAGCGCATCGCGACGGCACAGGCCTCGTCGCCGTTCCCGCTCTACAAGAAGGCCGCGGCCGTGGCGCAGGCGATCCGCGACTTCCCGTGGGCGATCCACGGGCAGGGGCTCAGCGACAGCGTGCTCGTCGAGCGACTCGGCGTGCTGGCGAAACGCGGCGCCGAGGGGCTGCTCGTCGTGGCGGCACCTGACGGCACCACGGTCGCCCTCAAGGTGCTCGACGGCGCGCACCGGCCTGCGGCGGTCGTCGCGCTGACGCTGCTCGTGAAGGCGGGGGCGCTGCCTGCGGCATCCGTCGCCGCCGTGCTGCCCGATGTCGTGGGCCCCGTGCTCGGGGGCGGCCGACCCGTCGGCGAAGTCCGTCCGGTCGTCTGA